A part of Prolixibacteraceae bacterium genomic DNA contains:
- a CDS encoding FUSC family protein, with the protein MKQIFTNNHLFKVIKNTFWYHPSKFFALKVTISMVILISIATLFKSAFFAISLTTGVLCTAISDGGEATNHHIRFTILNSMAYFIIGSIIELVSPHPIVFTVTFVILSFILAFLGGVNEIFKGITTGAILISIYAFLGLPHSSTWYEQPTLFAIGAFVFGSISYIFSYYNPYRKTEEHLSKAFFALSKYIEIRSSIRSIEANPQQLHEYESTLLYESQRCYILIKKSKRHLYEKSFLINKLNFFETVFGYIQIEVKKEDRSEDTKNQLIRGQFYILLSNLCKEQATSILEQTTHLQLERTFEIIQTFYITYHDILEKEPQDHKFRNIIEAFNLSESTKEDQSNLNGSNYRNYTISLKDQLLSIFTLNHSSLRYAVRLSLCFFIVCILIYAFSFPKGGWVILTSFFVCQPTINQTTEKIFERIIGSIIGILAGAALAFMAPTYAGQIFIMTTASYGFFIWLKRRYYIAVIFINIFTISGFSLLSELNDIIMITRIMNVVLGSIISFLIVRFIFHRWQSKDYISLLEQTSSINRRFLKESLYSIIHQQHDQNNSTRNRAMILDTILMNISRELIKEPSTKELETAMIFNQIFLNHTMLKNAIIIKNRVLQQYSESIKPIINETYQILFEESTTSSQTDWTIKINQLNTNVDNHRQNTSNNNDRIILYSLDNVISIFRQLKLNDHSNMM; encoded by the coding sequence ATGAAACAGATCTTTACAAACAACCATTTATTTAAGGTCATAAAGAACACATTTTGGTATCACCCATCAAAGTTTTTTGCTTTGAAGGTTACCATATCTATGGTAATCCTAATTTCAATTGCAACACTGTTCAAGAGTGCATTTTTTGCGATAAGCCTCACCACGGGTGTTCTATGCACAGCCATATCTGATGGAGGGGAAGCTACCAATCATCACATTCGTTTTACGATTTTAAACTCGATGGCTTACTTCATTATAGGTAGTATTATTGAGCTGGTTTCACCTCACCCAATAGTATTCACTGTGACATTCGTAATATTAAGTTTTATATTGGCATTTTTGGGTGGTGTTAATGAAATATTCAAAGGGATTACAACAGGAGCAATTCTGATATCAATTTATGCCTTCTTGGGATTGCCACACAGTAGCACATGGTATGAACAACCTACTCTTTTCGCAATAGGAGCATTTGTCTTTGGATCTATCTCATATATTTTTTCGTACTATAATCCATATAGAAAAACAGAAGAGCATCTCTCCAAAGCATTCTTCGCCCTAAGCAAATATATAGAAATTAGAAGCTCGATTCGGTCAATAGAAGCAAACCCTCAACAACTACATGAATATGAATCAACGTTACTGTATGAATCACAACGTTGCTATATTCTTATCAAGAAAAGCAAAAGACATCTATATGAAAAATCATTTCTTATTAATAAACTAAACTTTTTTGAAACAGTATTCGGCTATATACAGATAGAAGTAAAAAAAGAGGATCGTTCAGAAGACACAAAAAATCAACTTATAAGAGGGCAATTCTATATCCTTTTATCGAATCTTTGTAAAGAACAAGCAACCTCTATTCTAGAACAGACAACACACCTCCAGTTAGAACGAACATTCGAAATAATCCAAACCTTCTATATTACCTATCACGATATATTAGAGAAAGAGCCACAGGATCATAAATTTAGAAATATAATTGAAGCATTTAATCTTTCTGAATCCACGAAGGAAGATCAATCAAACCTCAATGGAAGTAATTACCGAAATTACACGATCAGTCTAAAAGACCAACTACTCTCAATCTTCACACTAAACCACTCGTCACTAAGATATGCAGTAAGATTAAGTTTGTGTTTTTTTATTGTATGCATACTAATATATGCATTCTCATTCCCTAAAGGTGGTTGGGTTATTTTAACAAGTTTCTTTGTATGTCAACCGACGATTAATCAAACGACAGAGAAAATTTTTGAAAGAATCATAGGATCTATTATCGGCATATTAGCTGGAGCTGCATTAGCATTTATGGCACCAACATATGCTGGTCAAATTTTTATAATGACAACAGCGAGTTACGGCTTCTTTATATGGTTGAAAAGAAGATATTACATTGCCGTTATATTCATTAACATATTCACAATATCTGGCTTTAGCCTTCTATCTGAGTTGAATGACATCATCATGATAACCCGTATTATGAACGTAGTTTTAGGATCAATAATTTCATTCCTAATCGTAAGGTTCATATTTCACCGTTGGCAATCCAAAGACTATATCTCACTTCTTGAACAGACCTCATCTATTAATCGTAGATTCTTAAAAGAATCACTTTATTCTATCATCCACCAACAACATGACCAAAATAACAGCACTAGAAACAGAGCTATGATATTAGATACCATTCTTATGAATATTTCTAGAGAATTAATAAAAGAACCTTCAACAAAAGAATTAGAAACAGCAATGATTTTTAATCAAATTTTTCTTAATCATACCATGCTGAAAAACGCTATTATTATTAAGAATAGAGTTCTTCAACAATACAGCGAGAGCATAAAACCAATAATCAACGAAACATATCAAATTCTCTTTGAAGAATCAACGACATCATCTCAGACTGATTGGACAATAAAAATAAATCAACTCAATACGAACGTAGACAATCATAGGCAGAATACTTCAAATAATAATGATAGAATCATATTGTATAGTTTGGATAATGTTATTTCAATCTTCAGACAATTGAAACTCAATGACCACAGCAATATGATGTAA
- a CDS encoding FUSC family protein: MTHQLRLSIIFGTIILIYLFLTETFEIRHSEWGLMTIVVIFSPSKGLSVSKAIRRIFATLLGALSLIIFSYITESRWYYLLCCLSIAIAGVLCIKDSRNSYLYFVYIATIGVFGVGVKNIGFNLEFISILMYRILIVASVSIITALIITTYDHIFKPNFEQPNIQNHSDNKVIIYLFRVIICYILFTAWIKTSPESMHAGAGVILTILLGITATKSQILPTIKAVLVSLIISIIIIFLWKYLLIETTPNTIQYILIAIIYSCIMYVSMGNKKLRSILQLTLVMFPLMYNITPNSMSSISPFIKILLIMLNDIMIFLIGCYLATKIDLMLLKMIRIKPQS; encoded by the coding sequence ATGACACACCAATTGAGACTTAGTATTATTTTTGGAACAATCATACTAATATACCTTTTTTTAACAGAGACATTCGAGATTCGTCATTCTGAATGGGGGCTCATGACTATAGTTGTTATATTCTCGCCATCCAAAGGTCTTTCTGTAAGTAAAGCAATACGGAGAATCTTTGCAACCCTACTTGGAGCACTTTCTCTTATCATTTTTTCCTATATTACTGAAAGTAGATGGTACTACCTGTTATGTTGTCTTTCGATAGCCATAGCAGGTGTTCTATGTATTAAAGACAGCAGAAATTCATATCTATATTTTGTATATATAGCGACTATTGGTGTATTTGGAGTTGGAGTTAAAAATATTGGATTTAATCTTGAATTTATTTCAATCTTAATGTATCGTATTTTGATTGTTGCAAGTGTAAGTATTATTACAGCACTCATCATTACCACATATGATCATATATTTAAGCCAAACTTTGAACAGCCTAACATTCAAAATCATTCTGACAACAAAGTCATAATATATCTCTTCAGGGTTATTATCTGCTATATATTATTCACAGCTTGGATTAAAACATCTCCAGAATCGATGCATGCAGGAGCAGGTGTTATTCTCACAATACTCCTTGGAATAACTGCAACTAAATCACAAATACTTCCCACGATCAAAGCAGTACTAGTGTCCCTTATCATTTCGATTATCATCATTTTTTTATGGAAATACTTATTAATTGAAACTACTCCCAATACAATTCAATATATATTAATTGCAATAATATATTCTTGTATCATGTATGTGTCAATGGGTAACAAAAAACTCAGATCTATTTTACAGTTAACCCTAGTTATGTTTCCACTCATGTACAATATCACCCCTAATTCAATGTCATCCATTAGCCCTTTCATCAAGATATTGCTCATTATGCTTAATGATATTATGATTTTTTTGATTGGCTGTTATCTTGCGACCAAAATCGATCTAATGCTCCTAAAAATGATAAGAATAAAACCCCAATCATAA